In one Bombyx mori chromosome 4, ASM3026992v2 genomic region, the following are encoded:
- the LOC101737740 gene encoding patronin isoform X12 — protein MVAMVASGYGTLRRFLSAPEGQHGANEAGVASSASVAVSSKQRASIKWLLSKAFNNRVPENLQEPFYRDHEDLEHLKPPICGGLANAELYCLALANMYSDPNYHSLNHWNILQTLVRKGIDVPDPPDCALTETVLIQTNPLKMGAHMVVIEALMKLYAREVVTADRVWAAAQRFGATLPPINSASTHEAGILCWVNAACAAFNKAEESTPPVPTVSSLQDLCEGTSLAALVSFYCPEALPRSALRVGRVASIQDCLHNLMLVHDFCANYLPHNIFHMMPEDVTYMRGSMKQNLVAMLADLFNVLEVHPVKSVKCPGSVPRSPSACSGRPAPRRSASSTPERRSCSPQRDQFVVHRGKAVTTLASLARRDDDNGYEAGPIVPAGRPTRGEGRDSFAGRRSRRGSVSDDSQLTVENFGGSQDTLHFAGRNPEKELAIVTNVRKISAPAGPLDSYNPPLRSSRQDIRGSFQLFDDYNGAPDERFKVERPPPQLSDPPAPLRRQRSTDAVNSPTTNYFTYKGGGDGGGGGGGGGGFYLGDNRDATDGEAIKTSFADLNKIRTNGDQTGAASQFGPVETEQTDRRKTTTFSTPPLNTTTWQQQFLQQENQLNGEEGAGEGGAGGGGAMAAQLNNIRLKLEEKRRRIELDKRRAEQALSRQRQQLGHQAFLQAVTRDMVVEPPSQSVDNVVLEQYQQSIAKMNSSLQDIQSDIARLANQQNQLQHQQHQQHQHQQAKQLFQQQPQPQLVPQSQPPPSPAPYQQHYQPNIPQLHSQFSSQHNVARSPLSGFGSTPHLPRDLRDQREMWDQRDQRDLRDVRDQYYPAQYRDMDEYSRQQFYLHDSPPPPQRRTWAQHAQHQHEQEHRGWQLHQQSQPQYQREPEPRTWRSPSPSASPQPPAERSWTPQGFTQPFHVHYSQQNGNDTQNHLSYVVSEQQHQHHTHQQHSHQQQQPLKPQQLHQRQASPAPPPPDDMQPQNISFIGNAEDDALRHGIARLNISSGTRTYRIPSPTRPTLARNSFQQEELPENEKGFYISFDNEQPKRAKPPLRPKRMSPKKERSSEAPSPERGPGAAWGDRVPAHEEPCVPRRAPSPSPERARPSSPQPAAALLIGEMNPDPNSAEEMERKKERIMLLSLQRRQRADEARARAEAAAAARRAREDAAQELKQARKEEQARRREAILQQYKLKKAIEEAEREGKVIDKSELLESMKHGSSPASSNPRLRSRGATTRARPKTIHVDTGALHAAEGMLAKQPSATNLAAGGGSVRRDYYRGSQDSLAERAGLYRDSPVDDRGGMSPSSASSGPLGRRGSCKTSRDSGLGRATPPRRAASPAHRTAASGPGSLPGALPGAIGKRRQHDDNSDVSSTHSSIMDYSGPRLYKQPTTKSNRGIMLNAVEYCVFPGAVNAEAKRRVLDEVARSESKHFLVLFRDAGCQFRALYSYCPETDLIAKLYGTGPKVVNDRMFDKFFKYNSGSKCFSQVHTKHLTVTIDAFTIHNSLWQGKKVQLPSKKDMALVI, from the exons GACTTGGAACACTTGAAGCCACCTATATGCGGCGGTTTGGCCAACGCGGAGCTGTACTGCCTGGCGCTGGCCAACATGTACTCGGATCCGAACTACCATAGCCTCAACCATTGGAACATCCTGCAGACCCTAGTCAGGAAGGGAATCGACGTTCCCGACCCACCCGACTGCGCGCTCACCGAAACAGTTTTAATTCAAACGAATCCGCTAAAAATG GGCGCGCACATGGTCGTAATCGAAGCACTGATGAAGCTGTACGCTCGAGAGGTTGTGACCGCGGACCGCGTGTGGGCGGCGGCGCAGCGTTTCGGTGCTACGCTGCCGCCCATCAACTCGGCCTCCACCCACGAGGCGGGTATCCTGTGTTGGGTCAACGCGGCCTGCGCTGCATTCAACAAGGCTGAG GAATCAACTCCGCCCGTGCCGACGGTGTCCAGTCTCCAAGATCTGTGCGAAGGCACATCCTTGGCGGCGTTAGTGTCGTTCTACTGTCCCGAAGCGTTGCCTCGCTCTGCGCTGCGGGTGGGCCGCGTCGCTTCGATACAGGATTGTCTGCACAACCTGATGCTGGTGCACGACTTCTGCGCCAACTACCTGCCTCATAACATATTCCACATGATGCCCGAAGACGTCACTTACATGAGAGG gtcaatgaaacaaaatttagtAGCGATGCTCGCCGACCTGTTCAACGTGCTAGAAGTTCATCCGGTCAAATCAGTAAAGTGCCCGGGAAGCG TGCCCCGTTCGCCGTCGGCGTGCAGCGGGCGGCCCGCGCCCCGCCGCTCGGCCAGCTCGACGCCCGAGCGGCGCAGCTGCAGCCCGCAACGCGATCAGTTCGTCGTGCACCGCGGCAAGGCGGTCACCACGCTCGCCTCCCTAGCCAGGAGGGACGACGACAATG GATACGAGGCGGGTCCCATAGTGCCGGCGGGGCGGCCCACCCGCGGCGAGGGCCGGGACAGCTTCGCGGGGCGGCGGTCGCGGCGCGGCTCCGTGTCCGACGACAGCCAGCTCACGGTCGAGAACTTCGGCGGCTCGCAGGACACGCTGCACTTCGCCGGACGGAACCCCGAGAAGGAGCTGGCCATCGTCACCAACGTCAGGAAGATATCTGCGCCCGCAG GACCCTTAGACAGCTACAACCCACCCCTGCGATCATCGCGACAAGACATCCGAGGCTCATTCCAACTGTTCGACGACTACAACGGCGCTCCCGACGAACGATTCAAGGTGGAGCGGCCTCCGCCGCAGCTCAGCGACCCCCCCGCGCCGCTCCGCCGCCAGCGCAGCACGGACGCCGTCAACTCGCCGACAACCAACTACTTCACGTACAAGGGCGGCGGggacggcggcggcggcggcggcggcggcggcggcttcTACCTCGGCGATAACAGGGACGCCACCGACGGCGAAGCGATCAAGACTAGCTTCGCCGATCTCAACAAGATCAGGACTAACGGTGACCAGACAG GCGCCGCGTCACAGTTCGGTCCGGTGGAGACGGAGCAGACGGATCGGCGGAAGACCACGACGTTCTCAACGCCGCCGCTGAACACGACGACGTGGCAGCAACAGTTCTTGCAGCAGGAGAACCAACTCA ACGGCGAGGAGGGCGCCGGCGAGGGCGGCGCGGGAGGGGGCGGCGCCATGGCCGCACAGCTCAACAACATCCGCCTCAAGCTGGAGGAGAAGCGGCGGCGCATCGAGCTGGACAAGCGGCGCGCGGAGCAGGCGCTCTCCCGCCAGCGCCAGCAGCTCGGCCACCAGGCCTTCCTGCAGGCCGTCACCAGG GACATGGTTGTTGAACCGCCGAGTCAATCTGTCGATAACGTGGTTTTAGAGCAATACCAGCAGTCGATAGccaa AATGAACTCGAGCCTGCAAGATATACAAAGCGACATAGCGAGATTAGCGAACCAACAGAATCAGTTGCAGCATCAGCAACATCAGCAACACCAGCATCAACAG GCGAAGCAGTTGTTCCAGCAACAACCGCAACCCCAGCTTGTACCGCAGTCGCAGCCGCCACCGTCGCCGGCGCCCTACCAGCAACACTACCAACCGAACATTCCACAGCTG CACAGCCAGTTCAGCTCACAGCACAACGTCGCTCGCTCCCCCCTCTCCGGCTTCGGGTCCACGCCGCACTTGCCGCGCGACCTGCGGGACCAGCGGGAAATGTGGGACCAGCGAGATCAACGGGATCTGCGGGACGTGCGAGATCAGTACTATCCGGCGCAGTACCGCGACATGGACGAGTACAGTCGGCAACAGTTCTACCTGCACGACAGTCCGCCCCCGCCGCAGCGACGCACGTGGGCGCAGCACGCGCAGCACCAGCACGAGCAGGAGCACCGCGGCTGGCAG TTACATCAACAAAGTCAGCCGCAGTACCAGAGAGAGCCGGAGCCCCGCACCTGGCGCTCTCCCTCCCCCTCCGCCTCTCCGCAGCCCCCCGCGGAACGGAGCTGGACTCCGCAAGGGTTTACGCAACCCTTCCATGTCCACTATTCCCAACAGAACGGCAACGACACACAAAATCACCTCAGCTACGTGGTCAGCGAACAGCAACACCAACATCACACCCATCAGCAACACTCCCACCAGCAACAACAGCCGCTTAAACCGCAACAACTACATCAGCGGCAAGCCTCCCcagcgccgccgccgcccgaCGACATGCAACCGCAGAACATTTCGTTCATTGGGAACGCGGAAGACGACGCACTGCGGCACGGCATCGCCCGCCTCAACATCTCGTCGGGCACCCGCACCTACCGCATCCCCTCCCCCACGCGACCCACGCTCGCCAGGAACTCGTTCCAGCAGGAGGAGCTCCCCGAGAACGAGAAAGGCTTTTACATATCGTTCGATAACGAACAGCCGAAGCGCGCGAAGCCCCCGCTCCGGCCGAAGCGAATGTCCCCGAAGAAGGAGAGGTCGAGCGAAGCGCCAAGCCCCGAGCGCGGTCCCGGGGCGGCGTGGGGCGACCGCGTGCCCGCGCACGAGGAGCCCTGCGTCCCGCGCCGCGCCCCCTCCCCCTCCCCCGAGCGAGCGCGGCCCAGCTCGCCGCAGCCCGCTGCCGCCCTGCTCATCGGGGAAATGAACCCGGATCCC AACTCTGCGGAGGAAATGGAACGCAAGAAGGAGCGCATAATGTTGTTGTCGCTACAACGGCGGCAGCGCGCGGACGAGGCGCGCGCGCGTGcggaggcggcggcggcggcgcggcgggcgCGCGAGGACGCCGCGCAGGAACTCAAGCAGGCGCGGAAGGAGGAGCAGGCGCGGCGCCGGGAGGCCATCCTGCAGCAGTACAAGCTCAAGAAGGCCATCGAGGAAGCCGAACGAGAG ggTAAAGTGATAGATAAGTCAGAATTATTGGAGAGTATGAAACACGGCAGCAGTCCAGCGAGCAGTAACCCTCGGCTGCGGTCCCGGGGCGCCACCACGCGCGCCCGGCCCAAGACCATCCACGTAGACACGGGCGCACTGCACGCCGCCGAGGGGATGCTCGCCAAGCAACCGTCCGCCACCAACCTCGCAG CGGGCGGCGGCTCCGTGCGGCGCGACTACTACCGCGGCTCGCAGGACTCGCTCGCCGAGCGCGCCGGCCTCTACCGCG ATTCTCCAGTAGACGACCGCGGAGGCATGTccccgagcagcgcctcgagcGGCCCCCTCGGCCGGAGGGGCTCCTGCAAGACTTCCAGAG ACTCGGGTCTCGGACGGGCCACGCCGCCGCGCCGAGCCGCCTCCCCCGCGCACCGCACCGCCGCCTCCGGGCCCGGCTCGCTGCCCGGCGCGCTGCCCGGCGCCATCGGCAAGCGCAGGCAGCACGACGACAACTCCGACGTCTCCTCCACGCACTCCTCCATCATGGACTACTCCG GTCCCCGGCTGTACAAGCAGCCGACGACCAAGTCGAACCGCGGCATAATGCTGAACGCGGTGGAGTACTGCGTGTTTCCGGGCGCCGTGAACGCGGAGGCCAAGCGGCGCGTGCTGGACGAGGTGGCGCGCTCCGAGTCTAAGCACTTCCTCGTGCTGTTCCGGGACGCGGGCTGCCAGTTCCGCGCGCTCTACTCCTACTGCCCCGAAACGGACCTCATCGCCAAACTCTACGGCACCGGCCCGAAAGTCGTCAACGACAGGATGTTCGACAAGTTCTTCAA GTACAACTCCGGCAGCAAGTGCTTCTCGCAGGTCCACACGAAGCATCTGACGGTCACCATCGACGCGTTCACGATACACAACTCGCTGTGGCAGGGCAAGAAGGTGCAGCTACCCAGCAAGAAGGACATGGCCTTAGTCATATAA
- the LOC101737740 gene encoding patronin isoform X10 encodes MVAMVASGYGTLRRFLSAPEGQHGANEAGVASSASVAVSSKQRASIKWLLSKAFNNRVPENLQEPFYRDHEDLEHLKPPICGGLANAELYCLALANMYSDPNYHSLNHWNILQTLVRKGIDVPDPPDCALTETVLIQTNPLKMGAHMVVIEALMKLYAREVVTADRVWAAAQRFGATLPPINSASTHEAGILCWVNAACAAFNKAEESTPPVPTVSSLQDLCEGTSLAALVSFYCPEALPRSALRVGRVASIQDCLHNLMLVHDFCANYLPHNIFHMMPEDVTYMRGSMKQNLVAMLADLFNVLEVHPVKSVKCPGSEREACNEHGVRPRRALPAPAPSPIPDLRPDRPPHDLHHAVPFAVPRSPSACSGRPAPRRSASSTPERRSCSPQRDQFVVHRGKAVTTLASLARRDDDNGYEAGPIVPAGRPTRGEGRDSFAGRRSRRGSVSDDSQLTVENFGGSQDTLHFAGRNPEKELAIVTNVRKISAPAGPLDSYNPPLRSSRQDIRGSFQLFDDYNGAPDERFKVERPPPQLSDPPAPLRRQRSTDAVNSPTTNYFTYKGGGDGGGGGGGGGGFYLGDNRDATDGEAIKTSFADLNKIRTNGDQTGAASQFGPVETEQTDRRKTTTFSTPPLNTTTWQQQFLQQENQLNGEEGAGEGGAGGGGAMAAQLNNIRLKLEEKRRRIELDKRRAEQALSRQRQQLGHQAFLQAVTRGKGARTPPEDEPKQEPALTQDMVVEPPSQSVDNVVLEQYQQSIAKMNSSLQDIQSDIARLANQQNQLQHQQHQQHQHQQAKQLFQQQPQPQLVPQSQPPPSPAPYQQHYQPNIPQLHSQFSSQHNVARSPLSGFGSTPHLPRDLRDQREMWDQRDQRDLRDVRDQYYPAQYRDMDEYSRQQFYLHDSPPPPQRRTWAQHAQHQHEQEHRGWQLHQQSQPQYQREPEPRTWRSPSPSASPQPPAERSWTPQGFTQPFHVHYSQQNGNDTQNHLSYVVSEQQHQHHTHQQHSHQQQQPLKPQQLHQRQASPAPPPPDDMQPQNISFIGNAEDDALRHGIARLNISSGTRTYRIPSPTRPTLARNSFQQEELPENEKGFYISFDNEQPKRAKPPLRPKRMSPKKERSSEAPSPERGPGAAWGDRVPAHEEPCVPRRAPSPSPERARPSSPQPAAALLIGEMNPDPNSAEEMERKKERIMLLSLQRRQRADEARARAEAAAAARRAREDAAQELKQARKEEQARRREAILQQYKLKKAIEEAEREGKVIDKSELLESMKHGSSPASSNPRLRSRGATTRARPKTIHVDTGALHAAEGMLAKQPSATNLAAGGGSVRRDYYRGSQDSLAERAGLYRDSPVDDRGGMSPSSASSGPLGRRGSCKTSRGPRLYKQPTTKSNRGIMLNAVEYCVFPGAVNAEAKRRVLDEVARSESKHFLVLFRDAGCQFRALYSYCPETDLIAKLYGTGPKVVNDRMFDKFFKYNSGSKCFSQVHTKHLTVTIDAFTIHNSLWQGKKVQLPSKKDMALVI; translated from the exons GACTTGGAACACTTGAAGCCACCTATATGCGGCGGTTTGGCCAACGCGGAGCTGTACTGCCTGGCGCTGGCCAACATGTACTCGGATCCGAACTACCATAGCCTCAACCATTGGAACATCCTGCAGACCCTAGTCAGGAAGGGAATCGACGTTCCCGACCCACCCGACTGCGCGCTCACCGAAACAGTTTTAATTCAAACGAATCCGCTAAAAATG GGCGCGCACATGGTCGTAATCGAAGCACTGATGAAGCTGTACGCTCGAGAGGTTGTGACCGCGGACCGCGTGTGGGCGGCGGCGCAGCGTTTCGGTGCTACGCTGCCGCCCATCAACTCGGCCTCCACCCACGAGGCGGGTATCCTGTGTTGGGTCAACGCGGCCTGCGCTGCATTCAACAAGGCTGAG GAATCAACTCCGCCCGTGCCGACGGTGTCCAGTCTCCAAGATCTGTGCGAAGGCACATCCTTGGCGGCGTTAGTGTCGTTCTACTGTCCCGAAGCGTTGCCTCGCTCTGCGCTGCGGGTGGGCCGCGTCGCTTCGATACAGGATTGTCTGCACAACCTGATGCTGGTGCACGACTTCTGCGCCAACTACCTGCCTCATAACATATTCCACATGATGCCCGAAGACGTCACTTACATGAGAGG gtcaatgaaacaaaatttagtAGCGATGCTCGCCGACCTGTTCAACGTGCTAGAAGTTCATCCGGTCAAATCAGTAAAGTGCCCGGGAAGCG AGCGCGAGGCGTGCAACGAGCACGGCGTGCGGCCGCGCCGCGCCCTGCCCGCCCCCGCGCCCTCGCCCATCCCCGACCTGCGCCCCGACCGCCCGCCGCACGACCTGCACCACGCCGTGCCCTTCGCAG TGCCCCGTTCGCCGTCGGCGTGCAGCGGGCGGCCCGCGCCCCGCCGCTCGGCCAGCTCGACGCCCGAGCGGCGCAGCTGCAGCCCGCAACGCGATCAGTTCGTCGTGCACCGCGGCAAGGCGGTCACCACGCTCGCCTCCCTAGCCAGGAGGGACGACGACAATG GATACGAGGCGGGTCCCATAGTGCCGGCGGGGCGGCCCACCCGCGGCGAGGGCCGGGACAGCTTCGCGGGGCGGCGGTCGCGGCGCGGCTCCGTGTCCGACGACAGCCAGCTCACGGTCGAGAACTTCGGCGGCTCGCAGGACACGCTGCACTTCGCCGGACGGAACCCCGAGAAGGAGCTGGCCATCGTCACCAACGTCAGGAAGATATCTGCGCCCGCAG GACCCTTAGACAGCTACAACCCACCCCTGCGATCATCGCGACAAGACATCCGAGGCTCATTCCAACTGTTCGACGACTACAACGGCGCTCCCGACGAACGATTCAAGGTGGAGCGGCCTCCGCCGCAGCTCAGCGACCCCCCCGCGCCGCTCCGCCGCCAGCGCAGCACGGACGCCGTCAACTCGCCGACAACCAACTACTTCACGTACAAGGGCGGCGGggacggcggcggcggcggcggcggcggcggcggcttcTACCTCGGCGATAACAGGGACGCCACCGACGGCGAAGCGATCAAGACTAGCTTCGCCGATCTCAACAAGATCAGGACTAACGGTGACCAGACAG GCGCCGCGTCACAGTTCGGTCCGGTGGAGACGGAGCAGACGGATCGGCGGAAGACCACGACGTTCTCAACGCCGCCGCTGAACACGACGACGTGGCAGCAACAGTTCTTGCAGCAGGAGAACCAACTCA ACGGCGAGGAGGGCGCCGGCGAGGGCGGCGCGGGAGGGGGCGGCGCCATGGCCGCACAGCTCAACAACATCCGCCTCAAGCTGGAGGAGAAGCGGCGGCGCATCGAGCTGGACAAGCGGCGCGCGGAGCAGGCGCTCTCCCGCCAGCGCCAGCAGCTCGGCCACCAGGCCTTCCTGCAGGCCGTCACCAGG GGCAAGGGCGCCCGCACTCCGCCGGAGGACGAGCCCAAGCAGGAACCCGCACTAACGCAG GACATGGTTGTTGAACCGCCGAGTCAATCTGTCGATAACGTGGTTTTAGAGCAATACCAGCAGTCGATAGccaa AATGAACTCGAGCCTGCAAGATATACAAAGCGACATAGCGAGATTAGCGAACCAACAGAATCAGTTGCAGCATCAGCAACATCAGCAACACCAGCATCAACAG GCGAAGCAGTTGTTCCAGCAACAACCGCAACCCCAGCTTGTACCGCAGTCGCAGCCGCCACCGTCGCCGGCGCCCTACCAGCAACACTACCAACCGAACATTCCACAGCTG CACAGCCAGTTCAGCTCACAGCACAACGTCGCTCGCTCCCCCCTCTCCGGCTTCGGGTCCACGCCGCACTTGCCGCGCGACCTGCGGGACCAGCGGGAAATGTGGGACCAGCGAGATCAACGGGATCTGCGGGACGTGCGAGATCAGTACTATCCGGCGCAGTACCGCGACATGGACGAGTACAGTCGGCAACAGTTCTACCTGCACGACAGTCCGCCCCCGCCGCAGCGACGCACGTGGGCGCAGCACGCGCAGCACCAGCACGAGCAGGAGCACCGCGGCTGGCAG TTACATCAACAAAGTCAGCCGCAGTACCAGAGAGAGCCGGAGCCCCGCACCTGGCGCTCTCCCTCCCCCTCCGCCTCTCCGCAGCCCCCCGCGGAACGGAGCTGGACTCCGCAAGGGTTTACGCAACCCTTCCATGTCCACTATTCCCAACAGAACGGCAACGACACACAAAATCACCTCAGCTACGTGGTCAGCGAACAGCAACACCAACATCACACCCATCAGCAACACTCCCACCAGCAACAACAGCCGCTTAAACCGCAACAACTACATCAGCGGCAAGCCTCCCcagcgccgccgccgcccgaCGACATGCAACCGCAGAACATTTCGTTCATTGGGAACGCGGAAGACGACGCACTGCGGCACGGCATCGCCCGCCTCAACATCTCGTCGGGCACCCGCACCTACCGCATCCCCTCCCCCACGCGACCCACGCTCGCCAGGAACTCGTTCCAGCAGGAGGAGCTCCCCGAGAACGAGAAAGGCTTTTACATATCGTTCGATAACGAACAGCCGAAGCGCGCGAAGCCCCCGCTCCGGCCGAAGCGAATGTCCCCGAAGAAGGAGAGGTCGAGCGAAGCGCCAAGCCCCGAGCGCGGTCCCGGGGCGGCGTGGGGCGACCGCGTGCCCGCGCACGAGGAGCCCTGCGTCCCGCGCCGCGCCCCCTCCCCCTCCCCCGAGCGAGCGCGGCCCAGCTCGCCGCAGCCCGCTGCCGCCCTGCTCATCGGGGAAATGAACCCGGATCCC AACTCTGCGGAGGAAATGGAACGCAAGAAGGAGCGCATAATGTTGTTGTCGCTACAACGGCGGCAGCGCGCGGACGAGGCGCGCGCGCGTGcggaggcggcggcggcggcgcggcgggcgCGCGAGGACGCCGCGCAGGAACTCAAGCAGGCGCGGAAGGAGGAGCAGGCGCGGCGCCGGGAGGCCATCCTGCAGCAGTACAAGCTCAAGAAGGCCATCGAGGAAGCCGAACGAGAG ggTAAAGTGATAGATAAGTCAGAATTATTGGAGAGTATGAAACACGGCAGCAGTCCAGCGAGCAGTAACCCTCGGCTGCGGTCCCGGGGCGCCACCACGCGCGCCCGGCCCAAGACCATCCACGTAGACACGGGCGCACTGCACGCCGCCGAGGGGATGCTCGCCAAGCAACCGTCCGCCACCAACCTCGCAG CGGGCGGCGGCTCCGTGCGGCGCGACTACTACCGCGGCTCGCAGGACTCGCTCGCCGAGCGCGCCGGCCTCTACCGCG ATTCTCCAGTAGACGACCGCGGAGGCATGTccccgagcagcgcctcgagcGGCCCCCTCGGCCGGAGGGGCTCCTGCAAGACTTCCAGAG GTCCCCGGCTGTACAAGCAGCCGACGACCAAGTCGAACCGCGGCATAATGCTGAACGCGGTGGAGTACTGCGTGTTTCCGGGCGCCGTGAACGCGGAGGCCAAGCGGCGCGTGCTGGACGAGGTGGCGCGCTCCGAGTCTAAGCACTTCCTCGTGCTGTTCCGGGACGCGGGCTGCCAGTTCCGCGCGCTCTACTCCTACTGCCCCGAAACGGACCTCATCGCCAAACTCTACGGCACCGGCCCGAAAGTCGTCAACGACAGGATGTTCGACAAGTTCTTCAA GTACAACTCCGGCAGCAAGTGCTTCTCGCAGGTCCACACGAAGCATCTGACGGTCACCATCGACGCGTTCACGATACACAACTCGCTGTGGCAGGGCAAGAAGGTGCAGCTACCCAGCAAGAAGGACATGGCCTTAGTCATATAA